From Vigna unguiculata cultivar IT97K-499-35 chromosome 5, ASM411807v1, whole genome shotgun sequence, the proteins below share one genomic window:
- the LOC114186117 gene encoding uncharacterized protein LOC114186117 isoform X2, translating to MDTPCSCCGTLKYAHQNCVQRWCNEKGDTTCEICQQQLKPGYTVPPLPPLLHYGSSPINFGGNWEISRRELHNHQFTAFHEFLDLDFEYAAAPSTRSLIFCRIVTIIFIGLLLLRHTLPIIFILRGARAHSFTVFMSVVLRNIGMIVPFYIMVKAIISIQQFQYQGHEQSPMQAH from the exons ATGGACACACCCTGTTCTTGCTGTGGAACATTGAAG TATGCACACCAAAACTGTGTTCAAAGATGGTGCAATGAGAAGGGTGATACTACATGTGAAATTTGCCAACAG CAACTCAAGCCTGGGTATACTGTACCTCCACTGCCTCCTCTATTACACTATGGTTCTTCTCCAATAAATTTTGG AGGGAACTGGGAGATTTCAAGAAGGGAACTTCATAACCATCAGTTCACAGCATTTCATGAATTCCTAGACCTAGATTTTGAATATGCAGCAGCACCCTCTACAAGAAGCTTGATATTTTGCCGCATTGTTACCATTATT tTTATTGGTCTTCTTCTTCTACGCCATACTCTTCCAATCATATTTATACTCAGAGGAGCAAGAGCACATTCATTCACAGTGTTTATG TCAGTGGTGTTGAGAAACATTGGAATGATTGTACCATTTTATATAATGGTTAAAGCTATTATTTCAATCCAACAGTTTCAATACCAG GGTCATGAGCAATCTCCTATGCAAGCACACTAG
- the LOC114186117 gene encoding uncharacterized protein LOC114186117 isoform X1, with protein MDEDIMSSPNRLVECRICHSEDEDSNMDTPCSCCGTLKYAHQNCVQRWCNEKGDTTCEICQQQLKPGYTVPPLPPLLHYGSSPINFGGNWEISRRELHNHQFTAFHEFLDLDFEYAAAPSTRSLIFCRIVTIIFIGLLLLRHTLPIIFILRGARAHSFTVFMSVVLRNIGMIVPFYIMVKAIISIQQFQYQGHEQSPMQAH; from the exons ATGGATGAAGATATTATGTCATCTCCTAATAGATTGGTGGAATGTCGAATATGTCACAGTGAGGATGAAGATTCAAACATGGACACACCCTGTTCTTGCTGTGGAACATTGAAG TATGCACACCAAAACTGTGTTCAAAGATGGTGCAATGAGAAGGGTGATACTACATGTGAAATTTGCCAACAG CAACTCAAGCCTGGGTATACTGTACCTCCACTGCCTCCTCTATTACACTATGGTTCTTCTCCAATAAATTTTGG AGGGAACTGGGAGATTTCAAGAAGGGAACTTCATAACCATCAGTTCACAGCATTTCATGAATTCCTAGACCTAGATTTTGAATATGCAGCAGCACCCTCTACAAGAAGCTTGATATTTTGCCGCATTGTTACCATTATT tTTATTGGTCTTCTTCTTCTACGCCATACTCTTCCAATCATATTTATACTCAGAGGAGCAAGAGCACATTCATTCACAGTGTTTATG TCAGTGGTGTTGAGAAACATTGGAATGATTGTACCATTTTATATAATGGTTAAAGCTATTATTTCAATCCAACAGTTTCAATACCAG GGTCATGAGCAATCTCCTATGCAAGCACACTAG